A single region of the Chrysoperla carnea chromosome 5, inChrCarn1.1, whole genome shotgun sequence genome encodes:
- the LOC123300584 gene encoding uncharacterized protein LOC123300584 — MKHVKSITSNTLKDRTESRRKTNKQSPAIIETPEADCDDPENFQKYFPQICVINKAKSKFNILTVSFSTTYLAQGVLDLSDIREPSFKEEERKESVQQKVQTQKGKEEYVESGNIEKRKDDVKDKVPPETTVNENDPTKPTNVVVVTSKIDKRNVISNLIFKDVGVESAVVNALDMSLEKQKNLENLKFINCNLGAKEIISMKNMLSKYPNITELFVDRNPFNADNMGLLLDETSSLKFLTLRLCQINDSCVKGIAKQLERVPTTLQILNLSSNYITDLGCEYITNALRINRSLTVLNLSNNFLTDQSCVYFRSALARFELTPNEIKIKRQEHFNRLFLRRKLVQKYTQISIDQFDIKSQRGKSPKRRPTNASAKSSTKTNDSEREKFISANMPKLTHPFIVDVETKDGTIFCHGNFQLAHLNIAFNKITNSGLKILHNILSYQVNNMNQVGFVGLVGLIFDGNQINYDMMYELIGEISDLLTLKNRIKSK; from the exons ATGAAACATGTAAAATCAATAACATCAAATACTCTAAAAGATAGAACTGAAAGTCGTCGTAAGACTAACAAACAATCGCCTGCAATAATTGAAACTCCTGAAGCTGATTGTGATGATCCAGagaactttcaaaaatattttccacaaaTTTGTGTAATCAATAAAGCGAAATCTAAATTCAATATACTAACTGTTTCATTTAGTACTACTTACTTG gctCAAGGGGTCCTTGACCTAAGCGATATTCGCGAGCCCAGTTTTAAAGAAGAAGAAAGGAAAGAAAGTGTACAACAGAAAGTACAAACACagaag GGTAAAGAAGAATATGTGGAAAGCGGCAATATCGAAAAAAGAAAAGATGACGTGAAAGATAAAGTACCTCCAGAAACTACTGTAAACGAAAATGATCCTACTAAACCTACGAACGTAGTTGTAGTAACatcgaaaattgataaaagGAACGTAATTTCCAATCTTATATTCAAAGATGTGGGAGTTGAAAGTGCTGTTGTAAATGCTTTAGATATGTCATtggaaaaacagaaaaatcttgaaaatttaaa gttcataaattgtaatttaggtgcaaaagaaataatttcaatgaaGAACATGTTATCAAAGTATCCAAATATAACTGAATTATTTGTAGATAGAAATCCGTTTAATGCTGATAATATGGGTCTTTTATTAGATGAAACatcttcattaaaatttttaacacttcGATTATGTCAAATAAACGATAGTTGTGTAAAAGGAATTGCAAAACAATTAGAACGTGTACCAACCAcgttacaaatattaaatttatcatcgAATTATATAACAGATTTAGGTTGTGAATATATAACAAATGCATTACGGATAAATCGTTCGTTGACTGTtctaaatttatcaaataattttttaactgatCAAAGTTGTGTATATTTTCGGTCAGCTTTAGCAAGATTTGAACTTACaccaaatgaaattaaaatcaaacgCCAAGAACattttaatcgattatttttaCGAAGGAAATTA GTACAAAAATATACTCAAATTTCAATAGATCAGTTTGATATAAAATCACAAAGGGGGAAATCTCCTAAACGTCGACCAACTAATGCAAGTGCAAAAA GCAGTACTAAAACAAATGATTCGGAgcgtgaaaaatttataagtgCAAATATGCCAAAACTCACACATCCTTTTATCGTTGATGTAGAAACAAAGGATGGTACAATATTTTGTcatggaaattttcaattagCTCACCTAAATATTGCat ttaataaaataacaaattctgGATTAAAAATTCTTCACAATATATTATCTTATCAAGTAAATAATATGAACCAAGTTGGTTTTGTAGGTCTTGTAGGCCTGATATTTGATGGCAATCAAATAAATTACGATATGATGTACGAACTTATTGGCGAAATCAGTGATTTACTAACCCTGAAGAACAGGATCAAATCAAAATAG
- the LOC123300587 gene encoding protein roadkill-like, with product MDLKGITNLEVYQCNYKWIINNFKFWGLIINNPKELLSPTFTLTTGKNKKSVWCLKLCQSADFGLYLKLVSSDEESVYANFKISILNDKDEKIHIFEYPGYRFEQPSAANPKIGYGWCNFKIDKNILALKIFCQVSVLGDILHQPSRMQFKVPDCQLSKDLGMIFETKEFSDATLLVADGREFQVHTTILAARSPVFAAMFKHDMEERKQNCVKIIDVDYEVLHEVLKFIYTGNAENLETMAAEILAAAEKYALERLKVLCEEELCKNLSVENAAEMLILSDLHRADQLKATSINFISTSPDVMDTVGWKQLIKTHPILISNVCKTLATVKLQQQNT from the coding sequence ATGGATCTGAAAGGAATTACTAATTTAGAAGTATATCAATGCAACTATAAAtggattataaataattttaaattttggggTTTAATTATTAACAACCCTAAAGAATTATTATCTCCTACATTTACACTCACTACagggaaaaataaaaagtcagtATGGTGCCTCAAACTATGTCAAAGTGCTGATTTtggattatatttaaaacttgtatCAAGTGATGAAGAAAGCGTATacgccaattttaaaatttcaattctaaATGACAAAGATGAAAAAATCCATATATTTGAATATCCTGGATATCGATTTGAACAACCAAGTGCCGCCAATCCAAAAATTGGTTATGGTTGgtgcaattttaaaatagataaaaacatattagcacttaaaatattttgtcaagtAAGTGTACTGGGTGACATTTTACATCAGCCAAGTAGAATGCAATTCAAAGTACCAGATTGTCAATTATCTAAGGATTTAGGTATGATATTTGAAACTAAAGAGTTTAGCGATGCCACTTTATTAGTTGCTGATGGTAGGGAGTTTCAAGTGCATACAACTATCTTAGCAGCTCGAAGTCCTGTATTCGCTGCAATGTTCAAACATGATATGGAGGAACGCAaacaaaattgtgtaaaaataattgatgttGATTATGAAGTATTGCACGAagtattaaaattcatatatacaggaaATGCAGAAAATTTAGAAACCATGGCGGCTGAAATTTTAGCAGCAGCTGAAAAATATGCCCTAGAAAGATTGAAGGTATTGTGCGAGGAAGAgttatgcaaaaatttatctgtAGAAAATGCAGCGGAAATGTTAATATTGTCAGATCTTCATAGAGCTGATCAATTAAAAGCTAcatctattaattttattagtacCAGTCCAGATGTAATGGATACTGTGGGATGGAAACAACTAATAAAAACACATccgattttaatttctaatGTTTGTAAAACACTTGCAACAGTAAAGTTGCAACAGCAAAACACATAA